The nucleotide sequence CCTCGCCCCGACCGACCTCGAGCTCGTCCCCGGGCGCCACGTCGGGGTCGTCGGCCCGAACGGCTCCGGCAAGAGCACGCTGCTCGCCGTGCTGGCCCGCAGCCTCGACGTCCGCGGCGGCCGGCACACCGTCGGGGGCGCCGACGTGCGCGACCTGGCGCTCGCCGACGCCCGCGGCGACGTCGCCGTGGTCGACGACGAGCCGCACGTGTTCGCGACGACCCTCGCCGAGAACCTGCGCCTGGCCCGGCCGGGGTGCGACGACGCCGACGTGCGCCGTGCCCTCGACCTGGCGGGCCTGGGCGCCTGGGTCGACGGCCTGCCCGACGGCCTCGGCACCCGCCTCGGCACCGGGGGCCGGGGGCTGTCCGGGGGCGAACGGACACGGCTCGGCGTCGCCCGGGCGGTGCTCGCGGACCGCCCCGTCGTCCTCCTCGACGAACCCGCCGCGCACCTCGACCACCCGACGGCCACGGCCGTGCTCGATGATGTCCTCGACGCCACGCGCGACCGCGCTGTCGTCCTCGTGAGCCACCGGCCCGAGGCGCACGACCGCCTCGACGCCGTCCTGACCCTCACCGCCCACCCCGGCCCGAAGGAGTAGCCATGCCCCACTCGACCTCAGCGCCCCGTCTCGGCGACCTCGAGCGGGTGGTCATGGAGCGCCTCTGGGAGACCGGCCACGACGAGGGCGCCACCGTCCGCGAGGTGTTCGAGATCCTCGAGCGCGACCGCGAGATCGCCTACACGACCGTCATGACCGTGCTCGACCGGCTCGCGAAGAAGGAGCTCGTGACCCGGGTGCGGGAGGGGCGGGCCTGGCGCTACTTCCCGGCGGACTCCCGCGAGGCCCTCACCGCGCAGACGATGCGCCGCACGCTCGACGACATGGACGTCACCGACCGGCGGACGGCGCTCCTGCACTTCTTCGACGGCGCGAGCACCGAGGAGATCGCCGACATCAAGGCCGTCCTCGCCGAGGTCGAGGCCAAGGCCGAGCAGGGGGCGAACGCCCCGCGGGGCCTACGGGGTCGGCTGCGCCGCTGACGACGCGCCGACCGCCCTCGTCCCTCCGCCCCGGGTCCCCGGGGTGCCCCGGGCGCGTCCGCCGCAGCCCTCCCCCGCTGGTTCCCCGCGGATGCCCCGGTGCGTGCCCGACGTCCGCCCGGGCCCCGGCGAGGTGACGTGGCCCGCGGCCGGCTGACGGCCCGCCACGCACCTGCCACCATGGGGGCGTGCTCCCGCTCGTCCTCGCCGGGCTGGCCGTCGCCCTCGTCTGGGTGGCGCCCGGGGTCCTGGCCCGCCGGCCGCGCCTCCGGCGTGCGCCGCGGGCCGCACTCGTGGCCTGGCAGGCCGTGTCGCTCGGCGGGGTGCTCGCGGCGCTGTTCGTCGCGCCGGCCGCGCTGCCGCTCTTCGCGGGCGAGGACGACCTGGGCCGTCACCCGGTGCTCGTGGCGGTCGCGGGCTGCGTGAGCGCGGCGCTCATCGTCCGGCTGCTCGTGTCGGGGCACCGCGTCGGCACCCGCATCCGCGCCGCCCGGGCGCGGCACCGAGAGATCGTCGACATCGTCGCGGAGCACGACCGCGACGGCCTGCGCGTGCTCCAGCACCCCACGGCCACGGCGTACTGCATCCCGGGGCGCTCGTCGCGGGTCGTGCTCTCGCAGGGCGTGCTCGACACGCTGCCCGAGGACCAGCTCGCCGCCGTCGTGGCCCACGAGAAGGCACACCTGCGGGCTCGGCACGACCTGCTGCTGGAGTTCTTCACCGTGCTCCACGAGTCGGTCCCGTCGCCGCTGCGCTCGCACCGGGCGCTCACGGAGGTGCGGCTGCTCGTCGAGGCGCTCGCGGACCGGGCCGCGGTGCGGCGCAGCGGGGAGGTGGCGACCGCGCGGGCGCTCGTCGCGATCGCGCAGAGCCGCTACCCGGACGAGGCGATGGGCGCGGGCACGTCGGCGCCCCTGCGGATGCAGCTGCTCGCCCTCGGGCCCCAGCCCTCCCTCGCGGCCGGGGCGTACGCCCTCGCCGCGGCCGCGGTGCTGACCCCGCTCGCCCTCCTCGTGGCGGCGTGGTCGTGACGGCCGCGGCCGGTGACCCCGCGGCGGACGGGCTCCGGGGTGCGCTGTCGGCCGGTCTCGTGCCCGCGATGCGTGCCCGCGACGCGGTGCGCGTGTCGGCGCTGCGCTCGGCCCTCGCCGCGCTGGGCAACGCGGAGGCCGTGCCGGTGGCGGAGCGCCCGCGTGCCGGGGCCGTGGAGCAGGCCGCCCTCGGGGTGGGCGCCGCGGACACGGCGCGGCGCGGGCTGAGCGAGGACGACGTCCGGGCTGTGGTCGAGCAGGAGGTGGCCGAGCGGGTGGAGGCGGCGGCCCACCTGCGCGCGGCCGGACGGCCCGAGGCGGCCGAGCGGCCGGAGGCCGAGGCGGACGTGCTGCGCACCCTCCTCGAGAGCACGCCCCACCACCCCTGACCGGCCGCCGGACGCACGTCGCGAGACCCGGCCGAAGGTGTCCTCTCCCGGACTCCACCCACCGCGGGAGGATTACCTCGCTGGACGGGAGGTTTACCTCCCACCCCGGGCGCAATCCCTCCCACCGCGGGAGGAACACCTCTCCGGGCGGGAAGGATCCGTCCCACCGCGGGAGGAAAACCTCCCGGGAAATCGGCAGATGGTTGCGGAGCGGGAGGGAAACCTCCCGCGGCGCGTGGAGGCTGGGAGGACACACTCCGGACCGGCGCTCTCGGCGCCTGGTCACTCAGGGCTCACGTCGCTGCGCGGTCCGGACCGGGAGGCGGGTCGGACCGGCCGGGACGCGGGCACACCGGGACGAGCCCGGCGGCCCGGTCAGGCCCAGCTGGGCGGGGGCGGAGGGGGCGGCGGCGTCGAGGACGGCGGCTGCTCGTCGGTGTCGGGCAGCGGCGGACGCGCGTCCGGTGCGGCGCCGGGCGGCGGGCCGGCCGGCGCGTCACCCGCGGGCGACACCCCGCCGGGCGGCGGCGGAGAGCCGGCCCCCGGGGTGGGCGGAGGAGGCTGCGGAGCGCTCGCCCCGGGCGGGGGCGGGGGCGTCGTGGCTGCACCGGCACCGGCCGCACCCGGCGGGGGCGGCGGGGTGCCGTACGGCTGGGCGGGCGTCACCGTCAGCGGCCCGAGCCGCCCGGAGGACTCCAGCTCGCGCAGCGTCGCCATCACCCGCTCGCGGTCGGCGGCGTCGACCGGCCGGCCGGTGGCGTCGAGCCAGGCGAGCACGCCGAGGTCCCTCAGCGCCCGGTCGCCCCCCATCCCCGGGACGTTGACACCGGCGTTGGACATCGCGACGTCGGCCTTCGCGGCGAGATCGCTCGCCGCCGCCTTCGCCCGTTCGAAGAAGCTCATCCGGGACCTCCCTGACCTGACCCTCGGGACTGCTCGGAACCATAGTGCCGACCCCCTCGTCTCTTCTAGCGTTGACGACAGCGGGGACGCCGTCCCCGACGACCGAGAAGGCGGCAGCATGACGATCCACGGCTCCTTGTTCCAGGACTTCCGCGAGAAGGAGACCCAGGACCCGTTCTCCCTCCAGAACAAGAAGCTCCTGCGCATCGACATGCGCTACGGGCCCGTCCAGGCCAAGACCGGCTCGATGGTCGCCTACCAGGGCGACGTGCGCTTCGCGAACAAGGGCTCGGGCGGCATGGGCAAGATGTTCAAGGCCGCGATGACCGGCGAGGGCGTCAAGATGATGGAGTGCTCCGGCCAGGGCGAGCTGTTCGTCGCCGACGAGGCCGCCGAGATCCAGGTCATGTACCTCGAGAACGACATGATCTCGGTCAACGGCGCCAACGTCCTCGCGTTCTCCAGCTCGATCCAGTGGGACATCCACCGCATCCAGGCCCGCGGCGCGGCGATGACCGGCGGCCTCTACAACGTCTCGCTGCGCGGCACCGGCTACGTCGCGGTGACGACCAAGGGCGACCCCGTCGCCCTCGACGTCGCCTCCTCCCCGACCTTCGCCGACGCCCAGGCCGTCGTCCTGTGGACCTCCGGCGTCTCGATGGACGTCCGCGTCGACACCGGCGGCCTCGGCTCGATGATCCGCGGCGGCACCGGCGAGCTGCTCCAGATGGCCTTCGGCGGCCAGGGCTACGTCCTCGTCCAGCCCTGCGAGAACGTCGTCGACGGCGGCCACCAGGGCGGCGGCGGCCAGCAGGGCGGGATGCTCGGCCAGTTCCTCAGCTGACCCCGCGCCGAACGACCCCACCGGACCCCTCGGACCCCCGGACGGCGCACCCCGCGCCGGCCGGGGGTCCGTCCGTGGGTCGGGAGCGCGCCCCACCCGGCGCCGGCTGCAACAATCGCCCGCATGA is from Arthrobacter sp. NEB 688 and encodes:
- a CDS encoding BlaI/MecI/CopY family transcriptional regulator, which translates into the protein MPHSTSAPRLGDLERVVMERLWETGHDEGATVREVFEILERDREIAYTTVMTVLDRLAKKELVTRVREGRAWRYFPADSREALTAQTMRRTLDDMDVTDRRTALLHFFDGASTEEIADIKAVLAEVEAKAEQGANAPRGLRGRLRR
- a CDS encoding M56 family metallopeptidase, with product MLPLVLAGLAVALVWVAPGVLARRPRLRRAPRAALVAWQAVSLGGVLAALFVAPAALPLFAGEDDLGRHPVLVAVAGCVSAALIVRLLVSGHRVGTRIRAARARHREIVDIVAEHDRDGLRVLQHPTATAYCIPGRSSRVVLSQGVLDTLPEDQLAAVVAHEKAHLRARHDLLLEFFTVLHESVPSPLRSHRALTEVRLLVEALADRAAVRRSGEVATARALVAIAQSRYPDEAMGAGTSAPLRMQLLALGPQPSLAAGAYALAAAAVLTPLALLVAAWS
- a CDS encoding GatB/YqeY domain-containing protein codes for the protein MRARDAVRVSALRSALAALGNAEAVPVAERPRAGAVEQAALGVGAADTARRGLSEDDVRAVVEQEVAERVEAAAHLRAAGRPEAAERPEAEADVLRTLLESTPHHP
- a CDS encoding AIM24 family protein, with product MTIHGSLFQDFREKETQDPFSLQNKKLLRIDMRYGPVQAKTGSMVAYQGDVRFANKGSGGMGKMFKAAMTGEGVKMMECSGQGELFVADEAAEIQVMYLENDMISVNGANVLAFSSSIQWDIHRIQARGAAMTGGLYNVSLRGTGYVAVTTKGDPVALDVASSPTFADAQAVVLWTSGVSMDVRVDTGGLGSMIRGGTGELLQMAFGGQGYVLVQPCENVVDGGHQGGGGQQGGMLGQFLS